Part of the Pseudarthrobacter sp. NBSH8 genome is shown below.
ACTCGGCTGTCCGTCGGCTGGCAGGCTGTTGGCCAGCAGCTGGCAGCCTTTGACGTGGCCCGCCGCTACGCCGTGGAACGCCACCAGTTCGGCCGTCCGCTGGCGTCGTTCCAGCTCGTCCAAAGCCAGCTGGTGCAGATCCTGGGGAATGCGGTCAGCTCGATGGGCATGATGGTCCGGCTTTCCCAGCTGGAGGATGCCGGCCAGGCCAAGGACGAACAGTCCGCCCTGGCCAAGGCATTCACCACCGCCCGGATGCGCGAGAGTGTTGCGATCGGCCGCAGCCTCCTGGGCGGCAACGGCATCGTGACGGACTTCGAGATGGCCAAGATCTTTGCAGATGCCGAAGCCATCTACTCGTATGAGGGAACCCACGAGATCAACACCCTCGTGACCGGTCGAGCCATCACCGGGATCTCTGCCATCGTCTAGTGCCGTCAGCCGTCAGCCGTCAGCCGTCGTCCGTCAGCCGTCAGCCCGTGTCCGGCCCCAGGGGCAACAGGATGGACGGGCGGAGGTCCGTGACGAATTCCAGCGGATTGACGTAGGCGTCCCCGCGCCGGACGCCCCAGTGGACGCAGGCAATGGCGCCGCAGTGCCCGGGTTGCAGCGTTCCGATGGGTTCGCCCTTCGCCACCAGGGTTCCCGCCGTGAGCGGGCTGTGGACCGGCTCAAAACTGCTGCGGAGACCGCCTCCGTGATCGATGGTGATCACGGGGCGGTCCACTACCACTCCCACAAAACTGACGGTGCCGGACTCCGGCGAGGTGACCGGGACGCCGTCGTGCGTTGCCTCAAGGTCCACGCCACGATGCCCGCTCATCCACGGCTTGTCCGGAGGGTCAAAGGCGCGCAGCACCGCGGGCCTGGGGGAGAGCGGCCACTCCCAGGAATCGCGCGGCGCTGTACCTGCTGGGGCCGCCGTGGCTGGAAGCAGTAGCGCGGCGGCGAGGACGAGTGATGCTTTCATGAACCCAGCTTTACGTGCCGGATCCCTGATGGGGAGTGCCCACTTTGGCCATGTGGAAAACGCCCGCCGAGGGCCCCGGGTAGTCCAGCGGTTATTGGCTCCTGTAGTACACTTGGTGGAGCAGTTTGCTGTGCCCTCAACGCTTGCGTCGGCACGCCTCATTCAGGAATGCGGGGGAGCAGCAACTGACTACGCGTATCCAGCCCTCCAAATCTGAAGCCCCGGCTTTGTATAAGGAGGATTGTGTCTCTTGCGGTCAGGGCCTCGCGGTCCTGGTAAGGGTCGCAATGGATGCCAGGAGCACGGCCCGTCTTGGGCCACGCTAAATAACCGTCAACTATTGGCAGGGTAAGAGAGCCTGAAAAGGTTCTCTCATGAATGACCTGCCGGAAGGAGCGCCGGCATGCCCGTCGTAACTATGCGCCAGCTGCTTGACAGCGGCGTCCACTTTGGACACCAGACCCGCCGTTGGAACCCGAAGATGAAGCGATTCATCTTCACGGAGCGCAACGGCATCTACATCATTGACCTTCAGCAGTCGCTGTCCTACATCGACCGCGCCTACGAGTTCGTAAAGGCCACCGTTGCACACGGCGGCACCGTACTCTTCGTCGGCACCAAGAAGCAGGCCCAGGAATCCATCGCTGAGCAGGCTACCCGTGTTGGACAGCCCTACGTGAACCAGCGCTGGCTCGGCGGTATGCTGACCAACTTCCAGACTGTTTCCAAGCGCATCCAGCGCATGAAGGAACTGGAAGAGATCGACTTCGACGACGTCGCCGGTTCCGCGTACACGAAGAAGGAACTGCTGCTCCTTCGCCGTGAACTCACCAAGCTGGAAACCAACCTCGGCGGTATCCGCAACCTGACCAAGGCGCCGTCCGTGCTCTGGATCGTGGACACCAAGAAGGAACACCTGGCCGTTGACGAAGCCAAGAAGCTGAACATCCCGGTTGTGGCCATCCTGGACACCAACTGCGATCCTGACGAAGTTGACTTCCCGATCCCGGGCAACGACGACGCCATCCGCTCCGTCAACCTGCTGACCCGCGTTGTCGCCGACGCCGTTGCGGAGGGCCTCATCGCCCGCCACAACCGCGCCACGGGCACCACGGAAGCTCCGGAAGAGCCGCTGGCTGAGTGGGAGCGCGAACTCCTCGAAGGCAGCAAGACTGAAGAAGCTCCTGCTGCTGAGGCTGCTCCGGCTGCTGAAGAAGCTGCCGCTCCGGCAGCTGAAGAAGCAGCCCCGGTTGCCGAGGAAGCTCCGGCTGCCGCCGAGGCTCCTGCCGCCGACGCTGACAAGTAAGACAAGTAAATCCGGATTCTCCGGCGCTGCCCGCAGCGCCGGAGCACCTGACAGGATGGCGGCTCACCCGGTGAGCCGCTGTCCTGTCGGTCCGTACACCACATACATTTTCTAGACAGAGGGGTTCCCATGGCGAACTACACTGCCGCCGATATCAAGGCTCTGCGCGAGCGCACCGGCGCCGGCATGATGGATGTCAAGAAGGCTCTTGACGAAGCCAACGGTGACGCCGAAAAGGCCATCGAGATCATCCGCATCAAGGGCCTCAAGGGCGCTACGAAGCGCGAAGGCCGCTCCACCGCTGAAGGCCTGGTGGCCGCCAAGGTCAGCAACGGCGTCGGCGTTATGATCGAAGTCAACTGCGAGACCGACTTCGTGGCTAAGGCTGACAAGTTCATCCAGCTGGCTGACAAGGTCCTGGCCGTGGCTGTGGAGTCCGGCGCTGCCGATCTCGACACCCTCCTGGCCATCGAAGTTGACGGCAAGCCGCTGTCCGAGGTTGTCGTCGAAGAAGGCGCAATCCTCGGCGAGAAGGTTGTTGTCCGCAAGCTCTCCCGCATTGTGGGCGGCACTGTGGACGCTTACCTGCACAAGACGTCCAAGGATCTCCCGGCCCAGGTCGGCGTCCTGTTCGCTGTTGACGGTGAAGGCGAAGCCGCTGCCACCGCCGCACACGACATTGCAGTACACATCGCAGCGATGTCCCCGAACTACCTGACCCGGGAAGACGTACCGTCCGACCTGGTCGAGTCCGAGCGTCGCATTGCCGAAGAGACTGCCAAGGCTGAAGGCAAGCCCGAGGCGGCAATGACCAAGATTGTGGAAGGCCGCGTAACAGGCTTCTACAAGGGTGAGGTCCTGGTTGACCAGGCGTTCGCCAAGGACGCCAAGAAGTCTGTGGCGCAGGTTCTCGAAGAGGCCGGCGTCAAGGGCACGTCCTTCGCACGTTTCCGCGTCGGCTCCTAGCCGAATCCGCAAAGGGGTGGCCACTTCGGTGGCCGCCCCTTTTGCATGCACCGGCTAAACGTCCGATGAGACCTTTGGCCACCCGGCACGATAACCTTTTTCAGAGTTCACCAACGGGAAGGCACCCATGGAAGCCGTCAATTCTTCAAGCCAGCCAGAGAAAAGCAGGCGCCGCGTCCTCCTGAAGTTGTCCGGCGAGGTCTTCGGCGGCGGCAAGCTGGGCGTTGATCCCGACACCGTCCGCGATGTCGCCAAGCAGATCGCTGCGGCGGTCCCCGACGTCGAGGTCGCAATCGTCGTCGGCGGCGGTAACTTCTTCCGTGGTGCGGAACTGTCCCAGAGCGGCATGGACCGCTCGCGCGCGGACTATATGGGCATGCTCGGTACCGTCATGAACTGCCTGGCGCTGCAGGACTTCCTGGAGCAGGCCGGCGTGGAAACCCGCGTGCAGAGCGCCATCACTATGGGCCAGGTCGCCGAGGCGTACATTCCGCGCCGGGCCATCCGGCACATGGAAAAGGGCCGCGTGGTCATCTTCGGCGCCGGCGCCGGCCTGCCGTACTTCTCCACGGACACCGTTGCCGCCCAGCGCGCCCTGGAAGTCCACGCGGACGTTGTCCTGATGGCCAAGAGCGGCGTGGACGCCGTCTACACCGCGGATCCGAATAAGGACCCCACTGCCGAGAAGCTGGACACCCTGAGCTACGACGACGCCCTGCGCCGCGACATCCGGGTCATGGACCAGACGGCAATGACCATGTGCAAGGACAACAACCTGTCCATGGTGGTTTTCGGGATGGAAGGCGAAGGGAACGTCACCCGCGCCATCCTGGGTGAAAAGCTCGGTACCCTGGTGACCCCGTAGCTGCAGCTAGGATGATCTGAGTACGGTTCCATGGCCGCGGCCGGGCAACAATGGAACCAGGAACACTGAACCAAGATTGTGCAGGGAACCGGTATCCGGACTGCACTGATTTCTGAGGAGAGACCGTGATCGAAGAAACCTTGCTCGAAGCCGAAGAGAAGATGGACAAGGCAGTAGAGGTAGCCAAGGAAGACTTCGCCTCGATCCGCACCGGACGGGCAAACCCGGGCCTTTACAACAAGGTCCTGGTGGACTACTACGGTTCGCCCACCCCGCTGCAGCAGCTCGCTTCCTTCGCCATTCCGGATGCGCGCACCATCCTCATCACGCCGTTCGATAAGACCGCGCTGCGCGACATCGAGCGGGCCCTGAGTGATTCCGAGGTGGGTGCCAACCCCTCCAACGACGGCAACGTCATCAGAATCACCATCCCGGACCTGACCCAGGAACGCCGCAAGGAATACGTCAAGATCGTCAAGACCAAGGGCGAGGACGCGAAGATCTCCATCCGCAACATCCGGCGCAAGGCCAAAGAGACGCTGGACAAGCTGGTCAAGGACGGCGAAGCCGGCGAGGACGAAGGCAGCCGTGCCGAAAAGGAACTGGATGGCCTGACCAAAGCGCACGTGGACGGCATTGACGAGCTGCTTAAGCGCAAGGAAGCAGAGCTGCTCGAAGTCTGATGAGCCAGGCAGAGCAGGCCCCCACACAAAGGGCGCGCACCAAGGGGAAACAGTTGCGGAGTAATCCGACACCCAAGGCCGGCCGGAATCTTCCGGCAGCCATTGTGGTGGGTCTGGCTATGCTGATCGGCGTGCTGGGCGGACTTGTTTTCCTCCCGCTCGGATTCGTGGCCGTCACCACCGGGTTCGCGGTCTTCGGAGTCTGGGAGATCTTCCGCGCCCTGGAGGCGAACGGAACCAGGATGCCCATCGTCCCGGTCATGGTGGGTACAGTCGGTATGCCGTTTGCCGCCTATTTCGGCGGTCTTGAGAGCCTCCTTTTCGCCATGCTCCTGAGCTGCGTTGCAGTTCTCCTCTGGCGTTCAGTGGAGAGCCCGGCGGGATCAGCGAACAGCATCTTTGCCGGCGTGTTCACGCTGGGCTGGGTGCCGTTCTTCATCAGTTTCGCGGCGCTGCCGCTGCACGCCGTCGGTGTCGCCACCCCGGTGGGTCTCTGGCCTGGCGGGACCGTGCCACCCGGGGCCTGGCAGGTGGCCGTGATGCTCCTGCTGGTGGTTTCGAACGATACGTTCGGCTATCTCGTAGGCGCGTCGCTGGGCAAACATCCCATGGCCCCCAAAATCAGCCCCAAGAAATCGTGGGAGGGCTTCGCCGGATCCGTGGCGGGGGCCATGCTGATCGGCATCCTCGCCAGTATTTTCCTGCTGGACAAACCCTGGTGGGTGGGGGTGATCCTTGCGGTTGGCGTCGTTGCAGCGTCCACCGCAGGAGACCTGGCCGAGTCGATGGTCAAGCGGGAACTGGGAATCAAGGACATGAGCAGCATCCTGCCCGGACATGGGGGCGTCATGGACCGGCTGGATTCCATCGTCTTCGCCTGTCCCGTGGCATTTGTGCTGTTCGCACTGGTCGCGGGCGTCTGATACGACCTTAACTGCCCACCTCCGCCGGAGCACCGGCAGCGCCAATAGACTGGTGCGTAACCTGACCCAGCTGAAGAGCAACAAAGGAACAACAGTGGCATTGGACTTTCAAAGGAAAACTCCCGCGTCGTTTGAGCGCGTGCGGGGCAACGAATTCGGGTACAACGCTAAACAGGTGGACCAGTTCCTCCAGCGGGCCAGGGTGGCACTTGAAACGCCGAAGGCCACCGTCCATGCCGTCACCAGCGCCGATGTCCGGGGCGTCTCTTTTGACCCGGTCAAGGGCGGCTACGCTGCCGCCGTCGTCGACGCAGCGCTGGACCGGCTCGAAGACGCCTTCGCCCGCCGCGAACGGGACGAACTGATCGCCGCCAAGGGCGAGGATGCCTGGCTGCGGGAGATCGGCAGCCTCTCCGGAATCCTCCGAGGCCGCCTTCACCGGCCTGACGGTCAGCGCTTCCGGCGCCCGTCAAAAAAGAAGGCCCGCAGTTACAACATCCTGGATGTGGACAACCTTTGCTACGACCTGATCGGCTACCTCGAAGAGGACAAGCCGCTCAGCGTGGACAACGTCCGCCGGGTGGTCTTCCGTCCCGCCGTCGGCAAGGACGGCTACGAAGAGACGCAGGTCGATGCGTTCCTGGACCGCGTGGTTGAACTCATGGCGGCCATCGACTGAAAGCTTCCCGGCACACTGCCCGGACCAGGCTCAATGACTTTGCCTGGGCGTGGGGGACACAGGCGTGAATTGGCGCCAAACTGCCATATACGTCCTGTAGCCGTAGACCGACGAAACGGTGAAAAAAGCCACCGAACACTGCCCCTTCGGCGGCCGCACCAGCGACGCCGGTCCCGAAGAGGGATGTCAGCAGCCCTGCCATGATGGCGATGAGCGCCGAGTTCGCTGTGCTGATGAAAGTCATGCTGCTTCCTGCCACATGGCTCAGTGGGTTGCGGCTCCCCAGGAAGTCGTACGTCTGGACGGAAGCTGGCAGGTCGTCGTGCGCGGAGGTCATGAAGTACCGGGCGATGCCCGGGTCGAGGTCAACGTAGGCCGCCCGCAGTCGGTTCATCGCGAGCACATACATCAGGTCCTCGTACGCAACATTGAAAACCCGGACCTGCGTGAGGCAGCCGATGACGATGTCCACGAAGAGCACCACTCCGGCCAGGACCATGAACATGTCCGAGAACCTGGTGGCCTGACCCACCAGCGCCAGGCTGACCAGGCTGGCGGAGGTGAACATCAGGAACATGCTGATGCGGGTCAGCACCTCAGCCTGTGTAGTGCTGCGGGATGCGAGCAGGCTCCAATGCTCGGTGGCGAGCAGCTGCGCCCGGACCGACGGCGGGACGCCGTCCGCCTCGTTGGGGGTGCTTCCGTCCTGCGTGGACATGCCGCAATTGTCCTCCCTCCGGCCGCCCGGCGGGAAGCCCAGGACCGCTTGTGCGGGTAAGATCAGCGTTCGGTGGCCAACGGCCGCTCCGGCGTGTGCAGCCGGGTCATGACACGCGCCATGGTCCGCGGAATCCGATGTTTTGTTGCCCGGGAGACAAGCACTGTCACGGCAAAGGCGGCAGGCACCGTCCACGCCGCCGGCTGGGCTAGCCAGAACGGCGTGCCGGCGGCGCCCATAACGGTTCCCCACACCATGGCGCCACCGCAGAGGACGCCGCCGGTCACCATGCCGGCGATGGCGCCGGCATCGGTGAGCCCGCGCCACCAGATGCCCAGCAGGAGCACCGGGCAGACGGTGGAGGCCGTAAACGCGAACACCAGGCCCACGCTGCCGGCCAGGGCCAGGGAATCGGACATCACGGCAAATCCCAGCGGGACCACGGCCGAGACGACGGCGGCGAGCCGGAATCCCCGCACACCGCCGCCCAGCACGTCCTGGCTGATTACGCCCGCCAAGGAGACCACCAGGCCGGAGGTGGTGGACAGGAATGCGGCAAAGGCTCCGGCCACCACCAACGCGGAGAGCAGATCGCCGGCGGTTCCACCGATCAGCTGCCCCGGCAGCAGGAGAACCACGGCGTCCGGCTGCCCTGATCGGGCGAGTTCGGGCGCGAACATCCGCCCCACCAGCCCGTAGGCGGTGGGAAACAGGTAAAACACCGAGAGCAGCCCGAGCACGATCAGGGTGGTCCGCCGGGCCGAGTGTCCGTCCGGATTCGTGTAGAAGCGGACCAGGACGTGAGGGAGTCCCAGCGTGCCGAACAGCAGCGCCACCAGCAGCGAGATGTTCTGGTACGGCCCGGCCGGGGCCAGCCCGGTGGGATTCACGACGGCGGGGGCCACAGCGGCTTCCCCGTCACCGGCGAGCGTAAACACGATGAACAGGACGGGCACAGCAAGGGCTGTGAGCTTCAGCCAGAACTGGAAGGCCTGCACAAAGGTGATGGAGCGCATGCCGCCGGCCACAACGGTCAGGCACACCACAACCACCACTGCGGCGGAACCCACCCAGGCCGGCAGCCCCGTGCTGATCCGGATGGTCAGGGCCGCACCATGGAGCTGCGGCACGATGTAGAGCCAGCCCACCGCAACCACCACCACACTGGTTACACGTCGGACTGCGCGCGAATCCAGCCTGGCCTCGGTGAAGTCCGGGATTGTGTAGGCGCCGGACCGGCGCAGCGGTGCGGCTACAAAGAGCAACAGCATCAGGTAGCCGGCGGTGTAGCCCACGGGAAACCACAGTGCGTCGGTACCGGACAGCAGGATCAGCCCGGCTACGCCGAGGAAACTCGCCGCAGAGAGGTACTCTCCGCCGATGGCCGAGGCGTTCCACCATGGCCTGACAGTCCGGGAGGCCACGTAGAAATCTCCGGTGGTCCGGGAAATGCGCAGCCCGTAGAACCCGATGGCGGCTGTTGCCAGCGAAACAATAACAAGTGCCATCACACCCACGGCGGGATTCATCAGGCCATCACTTGTCCCCGGCCAGGTCCCGGTAGCGGGTCTCATTCCGTGCCGCGGCCCGGATAAAAAGCCAGGCGCTGAGGCCGATCACCGGATAGATGCCGACACCCAGCAGGATCCAGTCGAACGGGACACCCGCAATCCGGGTATCGGCCAAGCCCGGCACGGCTGCCAGCAACGGGAACGCAGACAGGATCAGCAGGAACCCGATGGCCACCACCAGGGCCAGCCGTAACTGGGAACGGATCAGGGAGCGGACGAAGACCTGTCCCACGTCTGATTCCTCCGCCGCCTCGCGGGATTCCCCTGCGGGCCGGGGCGCAGAGCGCGGGGCGGTGACGCGGACCCGGGTCATGCCTGCGGCCGGATGCGGGTGGCTTCCAGCTTTTCCCTGACCATGGGAAGGTGGCGGCGGCTGATGGGCAGGCCGGCGCCGGCCACCGAGACGCTGGGCTTGTCCGCCGCCAGCTTCATGGACTGCACATGCTTCAGCGCAACCAGGTAAGACCGGTGCGTCCGGATGAACCCGGCCTCCGCCCACTGCTGCTCCAGATCGGCCAGCGGCACACGGATCAGGTAGCTGGCATCCGCGGTGTGCAGCCGGGCGTAGTCTCCCTGCGCCTGGACGTACGTGACGTCGTCGCGCCTGATCATCCTGGTGGTGCCGCCCTGGTCAACGGTGATCATCTCAGGGGCGGCGGCGGCGGCGCCGTCGCGCAGCAGCTCGCTGATCCGGCCCACCGACCGGGAGAGCCGCTCGGCCCGGACGGGCTTGAGCAGATAGTCCACGGCGGCCAGTTCGAAGGCTTCCAGGGCGCAGTCCTCGTCCGCGGTCACAAACACCACCGCCGGAGGTTTGCTGCTGCGCGTGATGGCGCGTGCCACGTCAAGGCCGGACACGGCGGGCATATGGATATCCAGGAAGACGGCGTCAATCCTTTCGGTGTTCAGGGCCCGCAGTGCCTCGGCGCCGGACGTAGCCCGGTGGATGACCCCGATCCGGTCGTCCTTGCCCAGCAGGTAGGCCAGTTCCTCCACGGCGGGTAGCTCGTCGTCGGCGACGAGGACATTAATCATGGTCCTACATTATCCGCCGGAGGCGGCTGGGATCAGACTGCCGCGTTCAGGCGTCATGGCCGGGCTGGGACTTGGGCACGCGCATGGTGATCAGCGTTCCTTCTCCCGGGGCCGTCTCGATCACCAGGCCGTGCTGGTCACCGTAGACCTGCCGGAGCCGGGCGTCCACGTTGCGGAGCCCCACATGGTCGCCGTCGTGGTGCCCGGCCAGCATCGACTGGAGCTCGGCAGGGTCCATCCCCACGCCGTCGTCCTCGATGGTCACTTCCGCGTAGGCGCCCGAATCGTTGGCAGTGATGGTGATGTGGCCCGCCCCTTCCTTGGCTTCCAGGCCGTGCCTGACGGCGTTCTCCACGAGCGGCTGGAGGCTGAGGAATGGGATGACGGTGCTCAGGACTTCGGGCGCGATCCGCAGGCTGACCTGGACGCGCTCACCGAATCGGGCACGCTCCAGCAGCAGGTACCGGTCAATGCAGCGCAGTTCCTCCGCCAGCGTGGTGAAGTCTCCGTGGCGCCGGAACGAGTACCTGGTGAAATCGGCGAATTCCACCACGAGTTCGCGCGCCCGCTCCGGGTCCGTGTTGATGAAAGACGCGATGGCGTTCAGCGAGTTGTAGATGAAATGCGGACTGATCTGGGCGCGCAGCGCCCGCACCTCGGCTTCCATCAGCAGCGTCCGGGACGCGTCCAGCTCAGCCAGTTCCACCTGGACAGCCACCCAGTCCGCCACTTCACTGGTGGCACGGACCAGGCCAGCGCCGGCCGACGGGGCAAACGCCGCCACGACGCCCACCACCCTTGACCCGGCACGTACCGGAGCGATGACGGCGGCGAGGCTTCCGGAGGCCAGTCCCGCACCCAGGTCCCGCGCCTGGAGCACCGCGGTCCGGCCGCCGAGCAGGACGTCTGCAGCCAGGTCCATCAACCGCGGTTTCAGTTCCTCGGCGGCACCGTCCCAGGCGAGTACACCGGCCGTATCGGTGATGGCCAGCGCTTCACAGCCCAGCAAGTTCCGTAGCTGCCGGCTCGCTTTGGCCGCGCCTGCCGGGTTGAGGCCGGTACGAAGGTGCTGGCCGGCACTCGATGCAGCGTGGAGGGTGTTGTACGTGGCGCGCTCAGCGTCGGTGCCCAACTCACGGAAGGACCGGAGCAGCTTGATGCCAACGCCGACGACGACGGCGATCGCCAGTACAATCACCGCAACTGCGGCGGCGGTCAGGAGCGGGGAGTCTGGCATGGTGCCCAGCGTAGCGGCGGGTGCCGTTAGTCGCAGCATCGTAACCGTTGAGCGACCGTTCCGGCCATGGTTCTGGAATGGCTGCCCGCGGCAGCGCAGAGTGATTGCAGTCACATTGTCCGAATCCTGCCCGCAGGCCTCGGCCGGTGTGAACCAGGCAAGTCTCAATGAGGAGGAACGATGGGTAACGATGCCCACACTCCGGACGCAGCGGCGTCCGTGGACTTCGAACAGGTCCAGTCGACAGAGCGGTTCCAGGAACTGCGCAAACGTCACCGCAGCTTTGTATTCCCCATGGCCGTGGCATTCCTGCTGTGGTACTTCGCGTATGTCCTGCTGGCTGACTACGCCGTCGATTTTATGTCCACCAAAGTGTGGGGCAACATCAACGTCGGTCTGATCCTGGGCCTGCTGCAGTTCATCTCCACGTTCGCCATCACCGGCTGGTACGTCAGCTACTCCAACCGGAGGCTGGACCCCATCGCGGCGGAGATCCGCAACGAAATCGAAGGCCATGAGTTCGACAAAGGCGGCAACCGAGTGAGTGGAGTCACCAAATGATCGGAATTGCCACCGCGGTGGATGTGGCCGCGCTCAAGGACACTACGTTGCTGAACATGGGCATCTTCGGCCTTTTCGTTGCCGTCACCATGGTGATTGTGCTGCGCGCCAGCCGGAACAACAAAACCGCTGCGGACTACTACGCGGCCGGCCGCTCGTTCACCGGTTCCCAGAACGGAACGGCAATTGCCGGGGATTACCTGTCCGCCGCATCGTTCCTGGGCATCACCGGCGCCATCGCCATCAACGGCTACGACGGCTTTATGTATTCCATTGGCTTCCTGGTTGCCTGGCTCGTGGCCCTGCTGCTAGTCGCTGAGCTGCTCCGCAACACCGGAAAGTTCACCATGGCCGATGTCCTCTCCTTCCGGCTCAAGCAGCGGCCGGTCCGCATCGCTGCGGCCATCTCCACCCTCGCCGTCTGCTTCTTCTACCTGCTCGCGCAGATGGCCGGAGCCGGCAGCCTCATTTCGCTGCTGCTGGGCATCAGCGACTGGGGCGGACAGGCACTGGTGATCATCGTCGTCGGCGCCCTCATGATCATGTACGTACTGATCGGCGGGATGAAGGGCACCACCTGGGTCCAGATCATCAAGGCGATCCTGCTGATTGCCGGTGCTGCCGTGATGACCTTCTGGGTGCTGGCCATCTACGGGTTCAACCTCTCCGACCTGCTAGGCGGCGCCGTGGAAACCTCGGGCAACCCGAACATGCTCAACCCCGGCCTGCAGTACGGCAAGACCGAGACGTCCAAGCTGGACTTCATGTCCCTGGCCCTCGCCCTGGTCCTGGGAACGGCTGCCCTTCCCCATGTGCTGATGCGCTTCTACACGGTTCCGACCGCCAAGGAAGCCCGCAAATCCGTAGTCTGGTCCATCGGGCTGATCGGACTCTTCTACCTGTTCACCCTGGTCCTGGGTTACGGCGCTGCAGCGCTGGTGGGAGCCGAAACGATCAAGGCTGCCCCGGGCGGCGTCAATTCGGCGGCCCCGCTGCTGGCCTTCTATCTCGGTGGACCACTGCTCCTGGGCTTTATTTCCGCGGTGGCCTTCGCCACCATCCTGGCAGTGGTGGCCGGCCTGACCATCACCGCCGCAGCGTCCTTCGCCCACGACATCTACGCCAGCGTTATCTCCAAGGGCAAGGCCGACGCCGAGACAGAGGTCAAGGTGGCGCGGCGCACCGTGGTGGTCATCGGGGTGATGGCCATCCTTGGCGGCATCTTCGCCAACGGCCAGAACGTGGCTTTCCTGGTGGCGCTCGCCTTCGCCGTTGCGGCGTCGGCGAACCTCCCGACGATCGTCTACTCGTTGTTCTGGCGCCGGTTCACCACCCAGGGTGCGGTCTGGAGCATGTACGGCGGCCTGGGCTCGGCCATCATCCTGATCGCCTTCTCGCCTGTGGTTTCCGGCCTGAAGACCTCCATGATCCCTGGTGCCAACTTCGCCTTCTTCCCACTGAGCAACCCTGGCATTGTGTCCATCCCGCTGGCATTCCTGCTCGGCTGGCTGGGCACGGTGCTGGACAAGAAGCGCGAGGACACCGCCAAGCAGGCGGAAATGGAAGTTCGCTCCCTGACCGGTGTTGGCGCGGAGAAAGCCGTCGACCACTGACACCCTGAAAACGATCCTGCTGGCTGATCGTCGCAGCGGATCTTGAACCACAGAAAAGAGTCCCCGGGCC
Proteins encoded:
- a CDS encoding M23 family metallopeptidase; the encoded protein is MKASLVLAAALLLPATAAPAGTAPRDSWEWPLSPRPAVLRAFDPPDKPWMSGHRGVDLEATHDGVPVTSPESGTVSFVGVVVDRPVITIDHGGGLRSSFEPVHSPLTAGTLVAKGEPIGTLQPGHCGAIACVHWGVRRGDAYVNPLEFVTDLRPSILLPLGPDTG
- the rpsB gene encoding 30S ribosomal protein S2, which produces MPVVTMRQLLDSGVHFGHQTRRWNPKMKRFIFTERNGIYIIDLQQSLSYIDRAYEFVKATVAHGGTVLFVGTKKQAQESIAEQATRVGQPYVNQRWLGGMLTNFQTVSKRIQRMKELEEIDFDDVAGSAYTKKELLLLRRELTKLETNLGGIRNLTKAPSVLWIVDTKKEHLAVDEAKKLNIPVVAILDTNCDPDEVDFPIPGNDDAIRSVNLLTRVVADAVAEGLIARHNRATGTTEAPEEPLAEWERELLEGSKTEEAPAAEAAPAAEEAAAPAAEEAAPVAEEAPAAAEAPAADADK
- the tsf gene encoding translation elongation factor Ts, which codes for MANYTAADIKALRERTGAGMMDVKKALDEANGDAEKAIEIIRIKGLKGATKREGRSTAEGLVAAKVSNGVGVMIEVNCETDFVAKADKFIQLADKVLAVAVESGAADLDTLLAIEVDGKPLSEVVVEEGAILGEKVVVRKLSRIVGGTVDAYLHKTSKDLPAQVGVLFAVDGEGEAAATAAHDIAVHIAAMSPNYLTREDVPSDLVESERRIAEETAKAEGKPEAAMTKIVEGRVTGFYKGEVLVDQAFAKDAKKSVAQVLEEAGVKGTSFARFRVGS
- the pyrH gene encoding UMP kinase — encoded protein: MEAVNSSSQPEKSRRRVLLKLSGEVFGGGKLGVDPDTVRDVAKQIAAAVPDVEVAIVVGGGNFFRGAELSQSGMDRSRADYMGMLGTVMNCLALQDFLEQAGVETRVQSAITMGQVAEAYIPRRAIRHMEKGRVVIFGAGAGLPYFSTDTVAAQRALEVHADVVLMAKSGVDAVYTADPNKDPTAEKLDTLSYDDALRRDIRVMDQTAMTMCKDNNLSMVVFGMEGEGNVTRAILGEKLGTLVTP
- the frr gene encoding ribosome recycling factor — its product is MIEETLLEAEEKMDKAVEVAKEDFASIRTGRANPGLYNKVLVDYYGSPTPLQQLASFAIPDARTILITPFDKTALRDIERALSDSEVGANPSNDGNVIRITIPDLTQERRKEYVKIVKTKGEDAKISIRNIRRKAKETLDKLVKDGEAGEDEGSRAEKELDGLTKAHVDGIDELLKRKEAELLEV
- a CDS encoding phosphatidate cytidylyltransferase, translated to MSQAEQAPTQRARTKGKQLRSNPTPKAGRNLPAAIVVGLAMLIGVLGGLVFLPLGFVAVTTGFAVFGVWEIFRALEANGTRMPIVPVMVGTVGMPFAAYFGGLESLLFAMLLSCVAVLLWRSVESPAGSANSIFAGVFTLGWVPFFISFAALPLHAVGVATPVGLWPGGTVPPGAWQVAVMLLLVVSNDTFGYLVGASLGKHPMAPKISPKKSWEGFAGSVAGAMLIGILASIFLLDKPWWVGVILAVGVVAASTAGDLAESMVKRELGIKDMSSILPGHGGVMDRLDSIVFACPVAFVLFALVAGV
- a CDS encoding DivIVA domain-containing protein encodes the protein MALDFQRKTPASFERVRGNEFGYNAKQVDQFLQRARVALETPKATVHAVTSADVRGVSFDPVKGGYAAAVVDAALDRLEDAFARRERDELIAAKGEDAWLREIGSLSGILRGRLHRPDGQRFRRPSKKKARSYNILDVDNLCYDLIGYLEEDKPLSVDNVRRVVFRPAVGKDGYEETQVDAFLDRVVELMAAID
- a CDS encoding cation acetate symporter, whose protein sequence is MNPAVGVMALVIVSLATAAIGFYGLRISRTTGDFYVASRTVRPWWNASAIGGEYLSAASFLGVAGLILLSGTDALWFPVGYTAGYLMLLLFVAAPLRRSGAYTIPDFTEARLDSRAVRRVTSVVVVAVGWLYIVPQLHGAALTIRISTGLPAWVGSAAVVVVVCLTVVAGGMRSITFVQAFQFWLKLTALAVPVLFIVFTLAGDGEAAVAPAVVNPTGLAPAGPYQNISLLVALLFGTLGLPHVLVRFYTNPDGHSARRTTLIVLGLLSVFYLFPTAYGLVGRMFAPELARSGQPDAVVLLLPGQLIGGTAGDLLSALVVAGAFAAFLSTTSGLVVSLAGVISQDVLGGGVRGFRLAAVVSAVVPLGFAVMSDSLALAGSVGLVFAFTASTVCPVLLLGIWWRGLTDAGAIAGMVTGGVLCGGAMVWGTVMGAAGTPFWLAQPAAWTVPAAFAVTVLVSRATKHRIPRTMARVMTRLHTPERPLATER
- a CDS encoding LytTR family DNA-binding domain-containing protein → MINVLVADDELPAVEELAYLLGKDDRIGVIHRATSGAEALRALNTERIDAVFLDIHMPAVSGLDVARAITRSSKPPAVVFVTADEDCALEAFELAAVDYLLKPVRAERLSRSVGRISELLRDGAAAAAPEMITVDQGGTTRMIRRDDVTYVQAQGDYARLHTADASYLIRVPLADLEQQWAEAGFIRTHRSYLVALKHVQSMKLAADKPSVSVAGAGLPISRRHLPMVREKLEATRIRPQA